Proteins from one Desulfovibrio sp. Fe33 genomic window:
- a CDS encoding CcmD family protein, with the protein MSATTYIFIANVAIWLGVAGYLVFLASRSADLEKRIRQLELLGGDHDG; encoded by the coding sequence ATGTCTGCAACCACCTACATTTTCATCGCCAACGTGGCCATCTGGCTCGGCGTGGCCGGATATCTGGTCTTTCTGGCCTCGCGCTCGGCCGATCTGGAAAAGCGCATCCGTCAACTGGAACTCCTGGGAGGCGACCATGACGGATAA
- a CDS encoding branched-chain amino acid ABC transporter substrate-binding protein, with amino-acid sequence MRVKLSLIALCFVLAAMLAACGGEAKKDEKKDAKADVETGEVAAPTKIVLGVAGAHSGDLASYGLPSANAAKLVAKKINAAGGVNGAMVEVVPQDDQCKPELATNVATKLLSDGVKIVLGHICSGATKAALPIYVDGKIVVMSPSATNPPLTQSGEYPNFFRTIAPDDAQAALEVAFAKSLGLKKIAIIHDKGDYGKGFASFCQQFIDADPEIEVVLFEGVTPGAVDYSAVVQKIKSSGAEGVIFGGYHPEASKIVTGMRKKDMNIPFMSDDGVKDDTFIKVAGKYAEGVYATGPMDFSSNPLYTEAVEAHRAEFGSDPGPFFPEAYSAALALLNAVKVAGGTDYNKLIDALHSSYVDTPVGKIKFDAKGDAEGVGFAVYQVKDGKYMEVK; translated from the coding sequence ATGAGAGTCAAACTGAGTCTGATTGCCCTGTGTTTCGTCCTGGCTGCCATGCTGGCTGCTTGCGGCGGCGAAGCGAAGAAGGATGAGAAGAAAGATGCCAAGGCCGATGTCGAGACCGGCGAAGTCGCCGCTCCCACCAAGATTGTCCTCGGCGTGGCCGGCGCCCATTCCGGCGACCTGGCTTCCTACGGTCTGCCCAGCGCCAACGCAGCCAAACTTGTTGCCAAGAAAATCAACGCCGCCGGCGGCGTGAACGGCGCCATGGTCGAAGTGGTTCCCCAGGACGACCAGTGCAAGCCCGAACTGGCCACCAACGTCGCCACCAAGCTGCTCTCCGACGGCGTGAAGATTGTGCTCGGCCACATCTGCTCCGGCGCCACCAAGGCCGCGCTGCCCATCTACGTGGACGGCAAGATCGTGGTCATGTCCCCCTCCGCCACCAACCCGCCTCTGACCCAGTCCGGCGAGTACCCGAATTTCTTCCGGACCATCGCGCCGGATGATGCCCAGGCCGCTTTGGAAGTCGCTTTCGCCAAGAGCCTCGGCCTGAAGAAAATCGCCATCATTCACGACAAGGGCGACTACGGCAAGGGCTTCGCCTCCTTCTGCCAGCAGTTCATCGATGCCGATCCCGAGATCGAAGTGGTCCTCTTCGAGGGCGTGACCCCCGGCGCGGTCGACTATTCCGCCGTGGTCCAGAAGATCAAGAGCTCCGGCGCGGAAGGCGTCATCTTCGGCGGCTACCACCCCGAAGCTTCCAAGATCGTTACCGGTATGCGCAAGAAGGATATGAACATCCCGTTCATGTCCGATGACGGCGTGAAGGACGATACCTTCATCAAGGTCGCCGGCAAGTACGCCGAAGGCGTCTACGCCACCGGTCCCATGGATTTCTCCAGCAATCCCCTCTACACCGAGGCGGTCGAGGCTCACAGGGCTGAGTTCGGGAGCGATCCCGGTCCGTTCTTCCCCGAAGCGTATTCCGCCGCCCTTGCTCTGCTGAACGCGGTCAAGGTCGCGGGCGGCACCGATTACAACAAGCTGATCGACGCCCTGCACAGCTCCTACGTCGACACCCCGGTCGGCAAGATCAAGTTCGATGCCAAGGGTGACGCCGAGGGCGTCGGCTTCGCCGTCTACCAGGTGAAAGACGGCAAGTACATGGAAGTTAAGTAA
- a CDS encoding branched-chain amino acid ABC transporter permease encodes MEYFLELFMGGLTRGSIYALIALGYTMVYGIIELINFAHGEIYMIGAFTGLIVAGLLTMLGFPGPAILVIAIVCAIIWAAAYGFTIEKMAYKPLRNAPRLSPLISAIGMSIFLQNYVMLAQTSDFLPFPELIPHFAFIDNMGSILSSAELVIILATVASCVGLTLFIKFTKLGKAMRATAQNRKMAMLVGVNVDMVISATFIIGSSLAAVGGVLIASHIGQINYYIGFIAGIKAFTAAVLGGIGSLPGAMLGGLVLGLTEAFATGYVSSDYEDVFAFLLLVLILIFRPSGIMGREKTQKV; translated from the coding sequence ATGGAATATTTCCTTGAGCTGTTCATGGGTGGCCTCACCCGGGGCAGCATCTATGCTCTGATCGCCCTCGGCTACACCATGGTCTACGGCATCATCGAGCTGATCAACTTTGCCCACGGCGAAATCTACATGATCGGCGCCTTCACGGGGCTCATCGTGGCCGGCTTGCTGACCATGCTCGGGTTCCCCGGTCCCGCCATCCTGGTCATCGCCATCGTTTGCGCGATCATCTGGGCGGCCGCATACGGATTCACCATAGAAAAAATGGCCTACAAGCCGCTGCGGAACGCTCCCCGGCTGTCTCCGCTCATTTCCGCCATCGGAATGTCCATTTTCCTGCAGAACTATGTCATGCTCGCCCAGACCTCGGACTTTTTGCCTTTCCCCGAGCTGATTCCGCATTTCGCCTTCATTGACAACATGGGCAGCATTTTGAGCTCGGCCGAACTGGTCATCATCCTGGCGACCGTCGCTTCCTGCGTCGGCCTGACGCTGTTCATCAAATTCACCAAGCTGGGCAAGGCCATGCGGGCCACCGCCCAGAACCGCAAGATGGCCATGCTGGTGGGCGTCAACGTCGACATGGTCATTTCGGCCACGTTCATCATCGGCTCCAGCCTCGCGGCCGTGGGCGGCGTGCTGATCGCTTCGCACATCGGCCAGATCAACTACTACATAGGCTTCATCGCGGGCATCAAGGCGTTCACCGCCGCGGTGCTCGGCGGCATCGGTTCCCTTCCCGGGGCCATGCTCGGAGGTCTGGTCCTCGGTCTGACCGAGGCGTTCGCCACCGGATACGTTTCCTCGGATTACGAGGACGTGTTCGCCTTCCTGCTGCTCGTCCTCATCCTGATTTTCAGGCCGTCGGGCATCATGGGCAGGGAAAAGACCCAGAAGGTCTAA
- a CDS encoding ABC transporter permease subunit has protein sequence MTAGCDNFAHAVRKSFLAALWFVFLTFPIMVIRVNTIEKTVVWNWHRIGYVALAVFFGSFVWRWLLARKELKKDDSRNESRVESLLTKLQSHPVMKYAALGLLALAAIAYPQVFDLYQTNIMISCLVYIVLGLGLNIVVGLAGLLDLGYVAFYAVGAYAYALCNMHWDIGFWYMLPIGAVLGAVLGILLGFPVLRLRGDYLAIVTLGFGEIIRLVLENWGDVTMGPSGISSIARPGLFGIKLGVVGSTQYMYYIMFGVLVLTIFCVNRLQNSRIGRAWLALREDEIACQAMGIDKMKTKLMAFALGATWAGMAGVVFAAKTTFINPASFTFWESAIILSIVVIGGMGSIRGVIAGAIILILVPEYLREFAQFRMLLFGAIMVLVMVFRPQGLISAKRKVYEYKVAATGAAND, from the coding sequence ATGACCGCCGGGTGCGACAATTTCGCCCATGCGGTCCGGAAGTCCTTTCTGGCGGCGCTGTGGTTCGTCTTCCTTACCTTTCCGATCATGGTCATCCGGGTGAATACCATCGAGAAGACCGTGGTCTGGAACTGGCACAGAATCGGCTACGTGGCCCTGGCCGTGTTTTTCGGTTCCTTCGTCTGGCGCTGGCTGCTGGCGCGCAAGGAACTCAAGAAGGACGACTCCCGAAACGAGAGCAGGGTGGAATCCCTGCTGACCAAGTTGCAGTCCCATCCGGTCATGAAGTATGCCGCCCTCGGACTGCTGGCCCTGGCCGCTATCGCCTATCCCCAGGTCTTCGACCTGTATCAGACCAACATCATGATTTCCTGCCTGGTCTATATCGTGCTCGGCCTCGGGCTGAACATCGTGGTCGGCCTGGCCGGTCTGCTCGATCTGGGCTATGTCGCCTTCTACGCCGTGGGCGCATACGCCTACGCGCTGTGCAACATGCATTGGGACATCGGCTTCTGGTACATGCTGCCCATAGGCGCGGTTCTCGGCGCGGTTCTCGGCATTCTCCTCGGTTTTCCGGTCCTGCGGCTGCGGGGCGACTACCTGGCCATCGTCACCCTGGGCTTCGGTGAAATCATCCGTCTCGTGCTTGAGAACTGGGGCGATGTCACCATGGGCCCGTCCGGCATTTCCTCGATCGCCAGGCCCGGCCTGTTCGGCATCAAGCTCGGCGTCGTCGGCTCCACCCAATACATGTATTACATCATGTTCGGCGTGCTGGTCTTGACCATTTTCTGCGTCAACCGGCTTCAGAACTCCCGCATCGGTCGCGCATGGCTGGCCCTGCGCGAGGACGAGATAGCCTGTCAGGCCATGGGCATCGACAAGATGAAGACCAAGCTCATGGCCTTCGCCCTGGGCGCGACCTGGGCCGGTATGGCTGGCGTGGTCTTCGCGGCCAAGACGACCTTCATCAACCCGGCTTCCTTCACCTTCTGGGAATCGGCCATCATCCTGTCCATCGTGGTCATCGGCGGCATGGGTTCCATACGCGGCGTCATAGCCGGAGCCATCATCCTCATCCTGGTGCCCGAATACCTGCGCGAGTTCGCGCAGTTCAGGATGCTTCTGTTCGGGGCCATCATGGTCCTGGTGATGGTCTTCAGGCCCCAGGGCCTGATAAGCGCCAAGCGCAAGGTCTACGAATACAAGGTTGCCGCGACGGGGGCCGCCAATGACTAA
- a CDS encoding cytochrome c biogenesis protein, with product MKVSILAALAGIALAVHQTMIWFYAPIAQSGPVQKIFYMHLPCSWWALVSFFVVFASSILYLFTRKAAYDRVAGGAAELGVLLATLTLISGSTWARAEWGHWWLWDPKLTTALIMWYVYAGYLVLRNTPMGRDRKALVCAVLGIVAFLDVPLVFFAAKLWGSAHPDGLARQGSGMEARMWHTVFAGLFAFGLLWGAMLMARIRQLGQQARLEAMLVWDEE from the coding sequence ATGAAAGTTTCCATTTTGGCGGCCCTGGCGGGCATCGCCCTGGCCGTCCATCAGACGATGATCTGGTTCTACGCGCCCATCGCCCAATCCGGGCCTGTGCAGAAAATTTTCTACATGCACCTGCCATGTTCCTGGTGGGCGCTGGTCTCCTTTTTCGTGGTATTCGCGTCTTCCATTCTCTACCTGTTCACCCGCAAGGCGGCGTATGACCGGGTGGCCGGCGGGGCCGCCGAGCTCGGCGTGCTGCTCGCCACCCTGACCTTGATTTCCGGGTCCACGTGGGCCAGGGCCGAGTGGGGCCATTGGTGGCTGTGGGACCCGAAGCTGACCACCGCCCTTATCATGTGGTATGTCTACGCGGGCTATCTGGTCCTGCGGAACACGCCCATGGGCCGCGACCGCAAGGCGCTCGTCTGCGCCGTGCTCGGCATCGTGGCTTTCCTGGACGTCCCGCTGGTCTTTTTCGCGGCCAAGCTCTGGGGCAGTGCGCACCCCGACGGGTTGGCGCGTCAGGGATCGGGCATGGAGGCGCGCATGTGGCACACGGTCTTCGCCGGGCTATTCGCCTTCGGCCTGCTCTGGGGGGCCATGCTCATGGCCCGCATCCGTCAGCTCGGCCAGCAGGCGCGGCTCGAAGCCATGCTCGTTTGGGACGAGGAATAA
- a CDS encoding tetratricopeptide repeat protein, protein MTDNRVPFGRKAVILAVFLSLAAMFATSFVYRLNHPNLFVKSQASRNVAPDDHGEAGPGPMGGAMSGAMSRVKEFMDRVDKNPEDVDALVGLGNSFLMMRAWDRALEPLEKARQIKPEDANVLKAVGIAYFNKQEYDKASAAYEEILKIDPEDTLALFNQGVIYKHFLNKPDESRAYFEKVLALEKGDAEMLKLAREELAK, encoded by the coding sequence ATGACGGATAACCGCGTCCCGTTTGGCAGGAAAGCCGTCATCCTGGCTGTGTTCCTGTCTCTGGCGGCCATGTTCGCCACCAGTTTCGTCTATCGCCTGAATCACCCCAACCTGTTCGTGAAGTCGCAGGCTTCGCGCAACGTCGCGCCCGACGATCACGGGGAGGCCGGTCCCGGTCCCATGGGCGGAGCCATGAGCGGGGCCATGTCCCGCGTCAAGGAGTTCATGGACAGGGTGGACAAGAACCCCGAGGACGTGGACGCCCTTGTCGGGTTGGGCAATTCGTTTTTGATGATGCGCGCCTGGGACCGCGCCCTGGAGCCCCTGGAAAAGGCCCGGCAGATCAAGCCGGAAGACGCCAATGTGCTCAAGGCCGTGGGCATCGCCTATTTCAACAAACAGGAATACGACAAGGCGAGCGCCGCCTATGAAGAGATTCTCAAGATCGACCCCGAAGACACCCTGGCGCTGTTCAATCAGGGAGTGATTTACAAGCATTTTCTCAACAAACCCGACGAGTCCCGGGCCTATTTCGAAAAGGTCCTTGCTCTGGAAAAAGGGGATGCGGAAATGCTGAAGCTGGCCCGCGAGGAGCTTGCTAAATAG
- a CDS encoding ABC transporter ATP-binding protein, with product MTNPVLNVSAVSKDFGGIRALDDVDLVVNDREIVALIGPNGAGKTTFFNCITGIYTPTSGDVIIDPVADGHSRRINGKKPNIVTELGMARTFQNIRLFPSMTALENVMIGTHCRTKSSIWGAISRNRATRREEQAVIQKAYELLELVGLAEFVNELAMNMPYGKQRRLEIARALATDPFLLLLDEPAAGMNPQETRDLEELIVGIREQFNISIMLIEHDMKMVMSMSDRIYVLDYGRMIADGTPREIAANPEVIKAYLGEEHDD from the coding sequence ATGACTAATCCAGTTTTGAACGTCAGCGCCGTGAGCAAGGACTTCGGGGGCATCCGCGCCCTGGACGATGTCGATCTCGTGGTCAACGACAGGGAAATCGTGGCCCTCATCGGCCCCAACGGCGCAGGGAAGACCACCTTCTTCAACTGCATCACCGGCATTTACACGCCCACGTCCGGAGACGTCATCATCGATCCCGTCGCGGACGGCCATTCCCGCCGGATCAACGGCAAAAAACCCAATATCGTGACTGAGCTGGGCATGGCCCGGACCTTTCAGAACATCCGTCTGTTCCCGTCCATGACCGCGCTCGAAAACGTCATGATCGGCACCCATTGCCGGACCAAGTCCTCCATATGGGGTGCCATTTCGCGCAACCGGGCGACACGCCGCGAGGAGCAGGCCGTCATCCAGAAGGCTTACGAATTGCTGGAACTGGTCGGCCTGGCCGAGTTCGTCAACGAGCTGGCCATGAATATGCCCTACGGCAAGCAGCGTCGTCTGGAAATCGCCCGGGCGCTGGCCACTGACCCGTTCCTCCTGCTTCTCGACGAGCCCGCCGCGGGCATGAACCCGCAGGAGACCCGGGACCTGGAAGAACTCATCGTCGGCATACGCGAGCAGTTCAACATCTCCATCATGCTCATCGAGCACGACATGAAGATGGTCATGTCCATGTCCGACCGCATTTACGTCCTGGATTACGGGCGGATGATCGCGGACGGCACGCCCCGGGAGATCGCGGCGAATCCGGAGGTCATCAAGGCCTACCTCGGGGAGGAACACGATGACTAG
- a CDS encoding ABC transporter ATP-binding protein codes for MLELKKVNSFYGNIQALYDVDLHVDRGEIITLIGANGAGKSTTLMTICGVVQARSGQVLYQDDDITRLAPNAIVSQGICQVPEGRLIFPELTVQENLDMGAFMRNNKAEIKRDIEYCFDLFPILARRRRQQGGTLSGGEQQMLAIGRALMARPALLLLDEPSMGLAPLVVKQIFEIIKKVNSENNTTIFLVEQNANLALKIGHRGYVMENGRVVLSDTCDKLLANEQVKRAYLGL; via the coding sequence ATGCTGGAACTCAAAAAGGTCAACAGTTTTTACGGCAACATTCAGGCCTTGTACGACGTCGATCTTCACGTCGACAGGGGCGAGATAATCACCCTGATCGGGGCCAACGGCGCGGGCAAGTCCACCACCCTGATGACCATTTGCGGCGTGGTTCAGGCCCGTAGCGGACAGGTCCTGTATCAGGACGACGACATCACCAGGCTCGCGCCCAACGCCATCGTCAGCCAGGGCATATGCCAGGTGCCGGAAGGCCGCCTGATTTTTCCCGAGCTGACCGTCCAGGAAAATCTCGACATGGGCGCGTTCATGCGCAACAACAAGGCCGAGATCAAACGGGACATCGAATACTGCTTCGATCTTTTCCCGATCCTGGCCCGGCGGCGCAGGCAGCAGGGCGGCACCCTGTCCGGGGGCGAGCAGCAGATGCTTGCCATCGGCCGCGCTCTTATGGCACGTCCCGCGCTGCTGCTCCTGGACGAACCGTCCATGGGGTTGGCCCCGTTGGTGGTCAAGCAGATCTTCGAGATCATCAAGAAGGTCAACAGCGAGAACAATACGACCATCTTCCTGGTGGAGCAGAACGCAAACCTGGCTCTGAAAATAGGCCATCGGGGGTATGTAATGGAAAACGGGAGAGTAGTGCTCTCGGACACCTGCGACAAGCTCCTCGCGAACGAGCAGGTGAAACGGGCTTACCTGGGTCTATAA